The Pseudomonadota bacterium genome window below encodes:
- the miaA gene encoding tRNA (adenosine(37)-N6)-dimethylallyltransferase MiaA — protein sequence MKKVITVVGPTCTGKSDLSMYLAETFGGEIVNADSMQVYRHFNIGTAKPDMAERKIIPHHLIDVVEPYEEFNAALFKERADACINDICSRNMIPIIVGGTGLYLRALVYGLFVAPKDAGLRDALQREYAEDPLKFYDKLKETDLEYALKISFRDKLRAVRAMEIFKSTGLRMSEWSSIHGFRESHYEVLKLGLRRERDELYPRINKRVDDMLIAGWVDEVRHILSLGYKEELKPFTSIGYREILLYIKGLISLEDMVKDIKMHTRHYAKRQMTWFSKEKDVVWHEYPEGIGIIKTTVSEFLKGWNSRGL from the coding sequence ATGAAAAAAGTTATTACTGTTGTCGGACCGACATGCACCGGCAAATCCGATCTGTCAATGTACCTTGCTGAGACTTTTGGCGGCGAGATTGTCAACGCCGATTCCATGCAGGTATACAGACACTTTAACATAGGCACTGCCAAACCGGACATGGCGGAACGTAAAATAATTCCCCATCACTTAATTGACGTTGTTGAGCCATATGAAGAATTTAACGCAGCTCTGTTCAAAGAAAGGGCGGATGCCTGTATAAACGACATTTGCAGCCGAAATATGATCCCTATCATTGTCGGCGGGACAGGTCTGTATCTTAGGGCTTTGGTGTACGGACTCTTTGTTGCCCCGAAAGATGCAGGTTTAAGGGATGCCCTGCAAAGAGAATACGCCGAAGATCCTTTGAAGTTTTATGATAAACTTAAGGAGACAGACCTTGAATATGCTCTTAAAATAAGTTTCAGGGACAAGTTAAGAGCAGTCAGGGCAATGGAAATATTTAAATCCACAGGGCTGCGCATGTCTGAATGGTCGAGTATCCATGGTTTCAGGGAGAGTCATTATGAAGTTCTGAAACTTGGATTAAGAAGAGAAAGGGATGAATTATATCCGAGAATAAATAAAAGGGTGGATGATATGCTGATTGCAGGCTGGGTAGATGAGGTGAGACATATTCTTTCCCTGGGATATAAGGAGGAACTGAAGCCTTTTACAAGCATCGGATACAGAGAGATACTCCTTTATATTAAAGGTTTAATTAGCCTGGAAGATATGGTAAAAGATATAAAAATGCATACACGACACTATGCAAAAAGGCAAATGACGTGGTTCTCCAAAGAAAAAGATGTTGTCTGGCACGAGTATCCTGAAGGTATTGGTATTATAAAAACAACTGTTTCGGAGTTTTTGAAAGGATGGAACTCAAG
- the trpA gene encoding tryptophan synthase subunit alpha — translation MTNNKITKVFEELKITGKKVFIPYITTGDPDLAKTMELLAMLAENGADIIELGVPFSDPMADGTVIQRAMERALKSGTTLRKVLQLVSDFKARYSVPIVLMGYFNPFYAYGIETFAKDAGTAGVDAVLTVDLPPEEAKPFVELLWKEGVFSIFLATPVTDKKRIQVINNIARGFIYFVSVTGVTGERSALPEGLKDKIDEIKSKIKLPLVLGFGISGPDIIHEYAGCVDGFVVGSALVKRWEGICQQHTPFRGDLLLTNFLQEVSRKSHEESEDFQSFFRELAEACHTLRNTSPPSII, via the coding sequence ATGACTAACAATAAAATAACGAAAGTATTTGAAGAACTTAAAATAACCGGCAAAAAAGTGTTTATTCCATACATTACCACAGGTGATCCTGATCTTGCTAAAACCATGGAATTACTGGCGATGCTTGCAGAAAACGGTGCAGACATCATTGAACTTGGTGTTCCCTTTTCCGATCCCATGGCGGACGGGACTGTAATTCAGAGAGCTATGGAAAGGGCCCTTAAAAGCGGAACCACTTTAAGAAAAGTTCTTCAGTTAGTAAGTGATTTCAAGGCCCGCTATTCGGTGCCGATAGTACTTATGGGGTATTTTAATCCTTTCTATGCCTACGGGATTGAGACATTTGCAAAGGACGCAGGAACAGCAGGTGTTGATGCTGTGCTTACAGTTGACCTCCCGCCTGAAGAGGCAAAACCCTTTGTCGAGCTGCTCTGGAAGGAAGGGGTTTTTTCAATATTTCTTGCAACTCCTGTAACGGATAAAAAGCGTATACAGGTGATTAATAATATAGCAAGAGGTTTTATATATTTTGTCTCTGTTACAGGAGTCACCGGCGAGAGAAGTGCACTGCCGGAAGGATTAAAAGATAAGATTGACGAGATTAAAAGTAAAATCAAGCTGCCCCTGGTACTTGGTTTTGGAATATCCGGGCCTGATATTATACATGAATATGCGGGATGTGTAGACGGTTTTGTGGTAGGCAGTGCGCTCGTGAAGAGATGGGAAGGCATTTGTCAACAACACACGCCCTTTCGGGGCGATTTGTTACTGACTAACTTCCTGCAGGAAGTTAGTCGGAAGTCTCATGAAGAATCGGAAGATTTTCAATCATTTTTCAGGGAGCTGGCAGAAGCATGTCACACCCTGCGTAATACCAGTCCGCCTTCAATTATATAA
- the trpB gene encoding tryptophan synthase subunit beta — MKTNGYFGKYGGAYVPETLMPALGELNKCFLKHVKSRVFHKEFVYYLAEYVGRPTPLYFAANISRKTGMKLYLKREDLCHTGAHKINNAIGQVLLAKKMGKGRVIAETGAGQHGVATATASALFGLECRVYMGSEDMVRQALNVIRMELLGAEVVGVESGSRTLKDAINEVLRDWVTNVRNTHYVLGTAFGPHPYPTMVKEFVSVIGKEAIRQIKKKEGRLPDAIIACVGGGSNSMGIFHPFIEHEEVELIGVEAGGLGIETGKHAARFETGKVGVFQGTKSYVLQDDDGQILPTHSVSAGLDYASVGPEHSFLRDMKRAHYSYATDGEVLDAFSLLSREEGIIPALESSHAIAYAIKHANEFQGKIVIVNLSGRGDKDVDQVSKILEGES, encoded by the coding sequence ATGAAAACAAATGGTTATTTTGGTAAATATGGTGGTGCTTATGTACCGGAGACGCTCATGCCTGCCCTTGGTGAGTTGAATAAATGTTTTTTAAAACATGTGAAATCAAGGGTATTTCACAAAGAGTTTGTATATTACCTTGCCGAATATGTAGGCAGACCGACACCGCTTTACTTTGCAGCAAATATTTCCAGAAAAACGGGTATGAAGCTTTATTTGAAACGTGAAGATCTCTGTCATACCGGTGCGCATAAGATAAACAATGCCATTGGTCAGGTACTTCTTGCAAAGAAAATGGGCAAAGGCAGGGTTATAGCTGAAACAGGGGCAGGACAGCATGGTGTTGCAACAGCCACTGCGTCAGCACTTTTTGGTCTTGAATGCAGAGTCTACATGGGTTCGGAAGATATGGTAAGGCAGGCATTGAATGTAATCCGTATGGAATTGTTGGGCGCAGAAGTAGTTGGAGTAGAAAGCGGAAGCAGGACTCTTAAGGATGCAATAAACGAGGTATTAAGGGACTGGGTGACAAATGTGCGAAATACCCACTATGTCCTTGGTACTGCCTTTGGACCCCATCCTTACCCTACTATGGTGAAGGAGTTTGTTTCAGTCATAGGCAAGGAAGCAATCAGGCAGATTAAAAAGAAAGAGGGTAGGCTACCTGATGCTATTATTGCATGTGTCGGCGGAGGCAGTAATTCCATGGGTATTTTTCATCCTTTTATCGAGCATGAAGAGGTAGAACTCATTGGTGTTGAGGCGGGTGGTCTCGGTATAGAGACTGGCAAACATGCGGCAAGGTTTGAAACAGGTAAAGTCGGTGTATTTCAGGGCACGAAAAGTTATGTATTGCAGGATGATGACGGTCAGATTCTCCCGACACACTCTGTTTCAGCAGGGCTTGATTATGCCAGTGTGGGTCCTGAACACAGCTTTTTAAGAGATATGAAAAGGGCGCATTATTCCTATGCCACGGATGGTGAAGTGCTTGATGCATTCAGTCTTCTTTCGAGAGAGGAAGGCATTATTCCAGCCTTAGAGAGCAGTCATGCCATAGCCTATGCAATAAAACATGCGAACGAGTTTCAGGGAAAGATAGTTATTGTAAATCTTTCAGGCAGGGGAGACAAGGATGTGGATCAGGTATCGAAAATCCTGGAAGGAGAATCATGA
- a CDS encoding phosphoribosylanthranilate isomerase, whose product MKTLVKICGITNLADALLATEMGADALGFVFYEGSKRCISCEAAREIICNLPPFIIKCGVFVNEKWERIMGIRDFCKLDRVQVYSGDDNLYGNIVPGITIMAFRIRSMKDVEMAQKSEAFPLLDSYHEKMRGGSGRAFNWKLMANFGRPFILAGGINCENIDMALKLEPYAIDIASGVESTPGKKDPEKMVEIFRKIDNYFSSHSEREGLRIL is encoded by the coding sequence ATGAAAACACTTGTTAAAATCTGTGGTATTACGAACCTCGCAGATGCTTTGCTGGCTACAGAAATGGGTGCCGATGCATTAGGGTTTGTGTTTTATGAAGGGAGTAAAAGATGCATATCATGCGAAGCTGCAAGAGAAATAATCTGCAACTTACCGCCGTTTATTATTAAATGCGGTGTTTTTGTTAATGAAAAGTGGGAAAGAATCATGGGAATAAGGGATTTTTGCAAACTGGACAGGGTGCAGGTATACTCAGGCGACGATAACCTGTACGGCAATATTGTCCCGGGTATTACCATTATGGCCTTCAGGATACGTAGTATGAAAGACGTTGAAATGGCGCAAAAATCGGAGGCGTTCCCTTTGCTTGACAGCTATCATGAGAAGATGCGCGGTGGAAGCGGCAGGGCATTCAACTGGAAGCTTATGGCTAATTTCGGCAGACCATTTATCCTTGCAGGCGGAATAAATTGTGAAAACATTGATATGGCCCTGAAACTTGAGCCCTATGCAATCGATATAGCATCAGGCGTTGAATCAACTCCGGGGAAAAAAGACCCGGAGAAGATGGTTGAAATTTTTAGAAAGATAGATAATTATTTTAGCTCACACAGTGAGCGAGAAGGATTAAGGATATTATGA
- the trpC gene encoding indole-3-glycerol phosphate synthase TrpC: MTFLEKVLDEKKRVVKDSKVKTPLSDLKQMIAGIEKRPFYQIFCRRFPEDVKIIAEVKKASPSMGVLVQDLDLPGLLMDYEKGGASAISILTEEKYFNGSLAYITEAKKVINLPVLRKDFIVDEYEIYQAKAFGADAVLLIGETLDVHQIAEYLEIARQIEIDVLLEVHSIKTYKKIADLGGFVLGINNRNLETLKVDLSVSHEMLKNISKTLPVIVESGIEDREHIKSFKEQGASGFLIGTSLIVSGNPCNKLRELQGKT, translated from the coding sequence ATGACATTTCTTGAAAAGGTTTTAGATGAAAAAAAGAGAGTAGTGAAGGATTCAAAAGTAAAAACCCCTCTCTCAGACCTTAAGCAGATGATCGCAGGGATTGAAAAGAGACCTTTTTATCAGATCTTTTGCAGGAGATTCCCGGAAGATGTGAAGATAATCGCTGAAGTGAAAAAGGCATCACCTTCCATGGGTGTGCTTGTTCAAGACCTGGATTTGCCGGGGCTACTTATGGATTATGAAAAAGGCGGAGCTTCAGCGATATCAATCCTTACTGAGGAAAAGTATTTTAACGGTTCACTTGCCTATATTACAGAGGCGAAAAAAGTTATTAATCTGCCGGTTTTAAGGAAGGATTTTATAGTTGATGAGTATGAAATATACCAGGCAAAGGCTTTTGGCGCTGATGCAGTGCTTTTAATAGGCGAGACTCTGGATGTACATCAGATTGCCGAATATCTCGAAATTGCCCGACAGATAGAAATTGATGTACTGCTTGAGGTTCATAGTATAAAAACCTATAAAAAGATAGCTGATCTTGGAGGCTTTGTCCTTGGGATAAATAACAGAAACCTTGAAACCCTGAAAGTCGATCTTTCTGTTTCCCATGAAATGCTTAAGAATATCTCTAAAACATTGCCTGTAATAGTGGAAAGCGGAATTGAGGACAGAGAACATATCAAGAGTTTTAAAGAACAGGGGGCCAGCGGATTTCTTATCGGCACATCGCTTATCGTTTCAGGTAACCCCTGTAACAAACTCAGAGAGTTGCAAGGAAAGACATGA
- the trpD gene encoding anthranilate phosphoribosyltransferase — protein MIKQAINKAVNMVHLEEHEMSQVMEDIMEGKTTPAQIASLITALRIKGETVDEVVGAVKVMRSKAAKVALNGEAICDCINRRNGVIIDIVGTGGDCTMTFNISTAAAIVAAAGGATVAKHGNRSVSSKCGSADVLEKLGVNIEAAPDMVAKQISEIGIAFMFAPVFHGSTRHAVGPRREIGIRTIFNMLGPLTNPASARHLLLGVYDEALCEMFANVLLKLGTERAMIVYGLDGMDEISVTTDTKVAEIKNGGIGHYLINPKDFGIKEYDIEDLKGGNAQENAQILKGIFSGKENGAKRAAVLINAGAAFYVAGVRRDIKEGIAYAEEVIDSGKALKKIEELAGAGRG, from the coding sequence ATGATTAAACAAGCTATCAATAAGGCTGTAAATATGGTTCACCTTGAGGAACATGAAATGTCGCAGGTTATGGAGGATATCATGGAAGGGAAGACAACCCCTGCCCAGATAGCTTCATTGATTACGGCGCTGCGCATTAAGGGGGAAACCGTTGATGAGGTTGTGGGTGCAGTCAAGGTGATGAGAAGCAAGGCGGCAAAAGTAGCTTTAAACGGGGAAGCGATCTGTGATTGCATAAACAGACGTAATGGTGTGATAATCGATATTGTCGGTACAGGCGGTGATTGTACAATGACTTTCAACATCTCCACGGCGGCCGCTATTGTTGCTGCAGCGGGAGGCGCCACAGTCGCAAAGCACGGCAACAGATCTGTTTCAAGTAAATGCGGCAGCGCTGATGTGCTGGAAAAGTTGGGAGTTAATATTGAAGCTGCACCGGATATGGTTGCAAAACAAATCAGTGAAATCGGCATAGCCTTTATGTTTGCACCTGTATTCCATGGTTCAACGAGACACGCCGTAGGCCCAAGGAGAGAGATAGGAATCAGGACAATATTTAATATGCTCGGTCCTCTTACAAACCCTGCCTCGGCCAGACACCTGCTTCTCGGCGTATATGATGAAGCTTTATGCGAAATGTTTGCGAATGTGCTTTTGAAACTTGGCACGGAAAGGGCTATGATCGTCTATGGGCTTGATGGAATGGATGAAATATCGGTTACTACAGACACAAAAGTGGCGGAGATAAAAAACGGCGGGATAGGGCATTATCTGATAAATCCAAAGGATTTCGGGATTAAAGAATATGATATTGAGGATTTGAAGGGAGGGAATGCACAGGAGAATGCGCAAATCCTCAAAGGCATCTTTTCAGGGAAAGAAAACGGGGCAAAAAGGGCGGCAGTCCTTATCAATGCCGGCGCTGCATTTTATGTTGCAGGCGTCCGGCGGGATATAAAAGAAGGCATAGCCTATGCTGAAGAGGTTATAGACTCAGGAAAGGCATTGAAAAAAATTGAAGAACTGGCAGGAGCAGGCAGAGGATAG
- a CDS encoding aminodeoxychorismate/anthranilate synthase component II: protein MLLMIDNYDSFTYNLVQYFSELGEEVAVYRNDKVTLEEIENLLPERIVISPGPCTPREAGISVDVVKRFAGRIPIFGVCLGHQAIGYAFGGEIVLAKELMHGKTSQVFHDGKTIMHDVGNPFEATRYHSLAVEMKGLEDKFDASAWTKDGEVMGIRHKTYMLEGVQFHPESILTKEGMKILNNFLSISKTNGGKGL from the coding sequence ATGCTGCTAATGATAGATAACTACGATTCATTTACATATAACCTCGTCCAGTATTTCAGCGAACTTGGTGAAGAGGTGGCGGTTTACAGGAACGATAAAGTCACATTGGAAGAGATAGAAAATCTTTTACCGGAAAGGATAGTTATATCTCCCGGACCGTGTACTCCTCGAGAAGCGGGCATATCTGTTGATGTAGTAAAACGCTTTGCCGGCAGGATTCCTATCTTCGGTGTTTGCCTCGGGCATCAGGCCATCGGATATGCATTCGGAGGCGAGATTGTGCTTGCAAAGGAGCTTATGCACGGAAAGACCTCTCAAGTGTTTCACGATGGAAAGACTATCATGCATGATGTGGGCAATCCCTTTGAAGCCACTCGCTATCATTCCCTTGCAGTGGAAATGAAGGGATTAGAGGATAAATTCGATGCGTCCGCATGGACCAAAGACGGCGAGGTTATGGGCATAAGACATAAAACATATATGCTTGAAGGGGTGCAGTTTCATCCGGAATCAATCCTTACAAAGGAAGGGATGAAGATATTGAATAATTTTTTGTCAATTTCAAAGACAAATGGAGGGAAGGGGTTATGA
- the trpE gene encoding anthranilate synthase component I, which translates to MNNEAMTYKEFLKQAEAGDVFPFFREILADLDTPLSCYMKLKDAYPSSPSFLLESVEAKERLGRFSFIGFEPFLAFKSLDNKVFLNGIIEDTFESDNPFLELKEIMNKFKGFGFSDSIARFGGPVGYVGYDVIKFFEKMPDRNERVLDVHDIHFIFPKKLIIFDNYTRRMTLFVFHHAGKHESMRESHAGGIAGLDELQTIVRSPLAFHKEGELSVRMMDSNTTKEEFEEMVLKAKAYIHAGDVIQVVLSQRFAMEISIDNLSLYRALRVVNPSPYMFLLDYLDYSLIGTSPETLVKLEDGEVEVRPIAGTRRRGKDREEDEALAKELLCDEKELAEHTMLVDLGRNDVGRIAAAGSVSVPEFMDIERYSHVMHIVSSVKGQVKEGMDAFDVFQATFPAGTVTGAPKIRAMEIIEELEKEKREFYAGSVGYFTYNGNMDFCITIRTLLKKQNKVYIQAGSGIVADSVPETEYMETIHKSQALIKSIMELKEIID; encoded by the coding sequence ATGAATAATGAAGCCATGACTTACAAAGAATTTTTAAAACAGGCTGAAGCAGGAGATGTATTCCCCTTTTTCAGGGAAATACTTGCAGATCTTGATACCCCCCTGTCATGCTATATGAAACTCAAGGATGCGTACCCGTCTTCCCCGTCTTTTCTACTTGAAAGCGTAGAGGCCAAGGAAAGACTCGGCAGATTCTCCTTTATCGGGTTTGAGCCATTTCTTGCGTTCAAGAGTCTTGATAATAAAGTGTTTTTAAATGGGATTATTGAGGATACATTCGAAAGTGATAATCCTTTTCTGGAACTCAAGGAAATCATGAACAAATTTAAGGGCTTCGGTTTTTCCGATAGCATTGCACGTTTTGGAGGTCCTGTCGGTTATGTGGGCTACGATGTAATTAAGTTCTTTGAGAAAATGCCGGACAGAAATGAACGTGTACTTGACGTTCATGATATACATTTCATCTTCCCGAAGAAACTTATCATATTTGATAATTATACACGGAGGATGACGCTCTTTGTATTTCATCATGCAGGAAAACATGAGAGTATGCGGGAGAGCCATGCGGGCGGTATTGCAGGACTTGACGAACTCCAGACCATTGTCCGTTCGCCCCTTGCCTTTCACAAAGAAGGTGAGCTTTCCGTACGCATGATGGACAGCAATACAACCAAAGAAGAGTTTGAGGAAATGGTCTTGAAGGCAAAGGCATATATCCATGCCGGTGATGTCATCCAGGTAGTTTTGTCCCAAAGATTCGCAATGGAGATTTCTATCGACAATTTGAGCCTTTACAGAGCACTGCGTGTGGTGAACCCTTCTCCATATATGTTTCTCCTCGATTATCTTGATTATAGTCTTATAGGTACTTCGCCTGAAACGCTGGTAAAACTGGAAGACGGAGAGGTCGAGGTAAGACCTATAGCAGGGACAAGAAGAAGAGGAAAGGACCGGGAAGAAGATGAGGCCCTGGCAAAGGAACTCCTCTGTGATGAAAAAGAGCTGGCTGAGCATACTATGCTTGTTGATCTCGGGAGAAATGATGTGGGAAGGATAGCTGCAGCAGGAAGCGTTTCTGTGCCGGAATTCATGGATATCGAGAGGTATTCCCATGTAATGCACATAGTATCCTCTGTTAAGGGACAGGTCAAAGAAGGCATGGATGCCTTTGATGTGTTTCAGGCAACCTTCCCGGCAGGCACAGTGACCGGCGCCCCGAAAATACGGGCAATGGAGATCATCGAAGAACTGGAAAAGGAGAAACGAGAATTTTATGCAGGATCTGTGGGCTATTTTACCTATAACGGAAACATGGATTTTTGCATTACCATAAGGACACTCCTTAAGAAGCAAAACAAGGTATATATCCAGGCCGGGTCAGGTATTGTGGCCGATTCCGTACCTGAGACGGAATACATGGAAACGATTCACAAGTCACAGGCATTGATAAAATCCATCATGGAATTAAAGGAGATAATAGACTGA
- the aroA gene encoding 3-phosphoshikimate 1-carboxyvinyltransferase translates to MKSISSSKIDATIDAPASKSVMIRVVAAALLASGTSEIVNPSFCSDGLTALAIADTLGAEIYRGDKSVTIKGNDSLKERGIKSNVLDCGESGLCMRMFTPVTGLLEEEIILKASGSLINRPMKMVEALTDLGATCRTEAGFAPVMVKGRINGGRINISGAESSQFLTGLLMALPLCSGDSHIVVTGLKSKPYIELTIDIMGRFGVKVLHDKNLEEFYIRGDQQYKSSTYVTEGDWSGAAFFLVAGALAGSIKVRGLNPASYQADKAVIKAIINAGAQVKAKDDYILVTKDRLNAFEFDARDCPDLFPPLVALGAGCTGKSVIYGVERLKHKESSRAIALVEEFSKLGIEIKVFEDRMEINGGITRGGTVDSHNDHRIAMACAIAAIAREVDVVIEGPACVSKSYPSFFEDLNSVKVKYE, encoded by the coding sequence GTGAAATCAATAAGTTCCTCAAAGATTGATGCGACAATCGACGCACCGGCATCAAAAAGCGTAATGATCAGAGTTGTTGCTGCAGCTTTGCTGGCTTCAGGCACATCTGAAATAGTAAACCCATCTTTTTGCAGCGACGGTTTGACTGCCCTTGCCATAGCAGATACGCTGGGGGCTGAAATATACAGGGGAGACAAAAGCGTTACGATCAAGGGTAATGATAGTTTGAAGGAAAGAGGCATAAAGAGCAATGTTCTCGATTGTGGAGAATCCGGGCTCTGCATGAGGATGTTTACCCCTGTTACAGGATTGCTTGAAGAAGAGATTATTCTGAAGGCCTCCGGCTCATTGATCAATAGACCTATGAAGATGGTTGAAGCATTAACGGATCTTGGTGCAACATGCCGTACAGAAGCAGGTTTTGCGCCTGTCATGGTGAAAGGCAGGATCAATGGAGGCAGGATCAACATAAGCGGCGCTGAAAGCTCACAATTCCTGACAGGCTTACTTATGGCGCTTCCTTTATGCAGCGGCGATTCACACATTGTGGTTACCGGGCTAAAAAGCAAGCCCTATATTGAGTTGACAATTGATATAATGGGCAGATTCGGCGTGAAGGTTCTCCATGACAAAAACCTTGAGGAATTTTATATTCGAGGTGACCAACAATACAAATCCTCTACGTATGTCACAGAAGGAGATTGGTCCGGTGCTGCTTTTTTTCTTGTGGCCGGTGCACTTGCTGGTTCTATAAAGGTAAGGGGCTTGAATCCTGCTTCATATCAGGCCGATAAAGCTGTGATAAAGGCTATTATCAATGCCGGTGCACAGGTAAAGGCAAAAGATGACTATATTCTTGTCACAAAAGATAGATTGAATGCTTTTGAGTTTGATGCACGTGATTGTCCCGATTTGTTCCCACCCCTTGTTGCCCTTGGAGCCGGTTGCACAGGCAAAAGTGTCATCTACGGGGTGGAGCGTCTCAAACATAAGGAGAGCAGCCGTGCCATTGCCCTGGTTGAGGAATTTTCCAAGCTTGGGATTGAAATAAAAGTTTTTGAAGACAGGATGGAAATCAATGGTGGTATTACCAGAGGCGGTACTGTGGATTCCCATAATGACCACAGAATTGCAATGGCATGCGCAATTGCTGCCATTGCAAGGGAAGTGGATGTTGTCATAGAGGGGCCGGCATGTGTTTCCAAATCCTACCCTTCGTTCTTTGAAGATCTAAACTCAGTGAAGGTGAAATATGAATAG
- the aroE gene encoding shikimate dehydrogenase, producing MSRIRPNKTNQTNNSEKTKIFAVVGNPVLHSKSPDIFNTAFGLMSIDAVYTRFAASRAKDIMAGISDIGLSGFNVTSPFKEEIMPFLENTEEAAQRVGAVNTILVKDGRLHGFNTDIKGVKDALSFNGVEVEGKRVLVLGAGGAAKAVVCALISEGADVIIVNRTFEKAKAISEDMGCKVAKMEDMNKALKFTDILISCLPSAERIVKPDSLKKNMAILDANYSKPTALVEDGKRQGCTIIDGREWLLFQGVAAFRLFTGTEPPMEFMRQALYGQNKSIGKNIAFIGFMGAGKSTAARGMAELTAMPFIDIDTVIEQKAGISISEIFENKGEQAFRQMESDEIASIGNLSGTIVSCGGGAILNRANRNILRKNSIVIWLWANADTVLKRAGNDNRRPLLRNMREKIHIQEMLDERMPFYAETSDMVVITDGMEPEEIIRKVYSEINKFLKD from the coding sequence ATGAGTCGTATACGACCTAATAAGACCAATCAAACAAACAATTCAGAAAAAACAAAGATTTTTGCCGTTGTCGGTAATCCTGTACTGCACAGCAAAAGCCCGGATATCTTTAACACTGCCTTTGGTTTGATGTCGATAGACGCAGTATATACCCGTTTTGCAGCATCGCGTGCCAAAGACATAATGGCTGGAATATCGGATATAGGGCTTTCCGGTTTTAACGTGACATCACCTTTTAAGGAAGAGATCATGCCCTTTCTGGAGAATACAGAGGAAGCGGCACAGAGAGTAGGTGCTGTTAACACAATACTTGTAAAGGATGGCAGACTTCATGGATTCAATACGGATATTAAAGGTGTAAAAGATGCCCTTTCTTTTAATGGTGTGGAAGTTGAAGGGAAGAGGGTGCTTGTGCTTGGTGCGGGCGGAGCAGCTAAAGCAGTCGTATGTGCCCTTATCTCAGAAGGGGCGGATGTAATAATCGTGAATCGTACCTTTGAAAAGGCAAAGGCTATTTCTGAAGATATGGGATGCAAAGTCGCAAAAATGGAAGATATGAATAAAGCACTGAAATTTACAGATATCCTTATTTCATGTCTGCCTTCAGCGGAAAGGATTGTTAAACCTGATTCCCTTAAGAAAAATATGGCAATCCTTGATGCTAACTACAGTAAACCCACTGCCCTTGTGGAGGACGGTAAAAGGCAGGGATGTACAATTATTGACGGCAGGGAATGGCTGCTTTTTCAGGGCGTGGCCGCCTTCAGGCTTTTCACAGGCACAGAGCCTCCGATGGAGTTCATGCGGCAGGCTTTATACGGGCAAAACAAGTCTATCGGGAAAAACATTGCCTTTATAGGTTTTATGGGCGCCGGTAAATCAACGGCGGCCCGTGGTATGGCAGAACTGACGGCAATGCCATTTATAGACATCGATACGGTGATTGAGCAGAAAGCAGGAATATCGATAAGCGAGATCTTTGAAAACAAGGGAGAACAGGCATTCAGGCAGATGGAGAGTGATGAAATAGCAAGCATCGGGAATCTGTCGGGAACAATAGTATCATGCGGAGGCGGGGCAATACTTAACAGGGCAAACAGGAATATACTCAGGAAAAACTCTATCGTCATATGGCTATGGGCAAACGCCGACACTGTTCTGAAACGTGCAGGCAATGACAATAGACGTCCGCTGCTTCGCAACATGCGTGAAAAAATCCACATTCAAGAGATGCTTGATGAAAGGATGCCTTTTTATGCAGAAACCTCCGATATGGTTGTAATTACGGATGGTATGGAACCTGAGGAGATTATAAGGAAGGTATATAGTGAAATCAATAAGTTCCTCAAAGATTGA